GTGGCCTGCTGGTCGCGGTCCTGGCGGCTGCCGCCGTGGTCGCCGGCATCGTCATCATCGCCGACGATTCGGACAGCAACTAAGTCTTGCTGACCGGGGAAGGGGAAGGAGAGCCATCCTCCCCTTCCCTTTTCTCTTCTACCCGACCTTCGGCTCCGCCACCGCGCCCGGCGCCGGTTGCAGGTCGCGCGCGCCCTCGTCGGTTACGAACACACGGCGATGGCCCGCCCATCGCCCCGCCGCCTCGCTCGCGGTCCAGCGCACCACGAACGGCGAGGCCAGCCACCCGATCGTGATCGGCGCCAGCCACGCCGCCGCCATCGGCATCCACGGCGACAGCGCCAGCAGCACCAGCCCCGCCCCGACGTGCCAGCGGTACCGCGGCATGATCTCGCCGAGCGTCAGCCCGTCGCTGCTGCGGTTCTGCGGATGCCATTCCGCGCGTCGCTGCCGCGCGATCCCGATCAGCTCGATCGTCTGCGTCAGCGCGATCGCAGGTGCGGCCAGCATCGACAGCGGCACATCGACCGCGACCGACCGCAGGATCGCCCGCTTCCCCCCCAGCGCGGCGCGGCGGTCCGGATCGCCGATGACGTGTAACACCCCCATCAGCTTCGGCCCGAACAGCAGCGCCAGCGTCACCCCCAGCACGGTGCCCGACGCGTCGGCCGCCAGCAGCCCTTCGTCCCCGCGCACCGCCAGCGCCACGCTGACCGCGATCAGCAGCAGCCACAGCGGCGACGCCAGATAGCCCGCTGCACCCAGCAGCAATTGCAGGCGGTTGATCCAGTGGAAGCCGGAGGCATGGAGCAATCCCAGATGCTGGAGATTGCCCTGCGCCCAGCGCCGGTCGCGCACCGCCGCATCGATCAGCGTCGGGGGATATTCCTCGAACGTGTCGTCCGCCATCACCATATGGACGCGCCAGCCGCGCCGCCGCAGCAATGCCGCCTCCAGCACGTCGTGGCTCATGATGGTGCCCCCGAACGGCGGCTTGCCCGGCAGTTCCGGCAGCCCGCAGCTCTGCGCGAACGCCGCCACGCGGATCAGCGCATTGTGGCCCCAGAAGGTCGCCTCCGATCCCGACCACCACACCAGCCCGGCGGTCGAGGCGGGGCCGTAGACGCGGCTGGAAAACTGCATCCATCGCTGGAACAGGGTATGGGCGCCGATGACCTGCGGCACGGTCTGGAGCAGCGCGACATCCGCGCGGCGGTCGAGGATCTGCGCCATGCCGATGATCGTCCGCCCGCCCATCAGGCTATCCGCATCGAGCATCAGCATATAGTCGTAGGCGGCGCCGAACCGGCGCAGCCACTCCGCGATATTGCCCGGCTTGCGCCCGATGTTGCGCTCGCGCCGCCGGTAATAGACCGCGCCGTCGAGCCGCCCGGCCAGTGCCCGCCACGCCGCGCGCTCCTCCGCCTCACGCTCGGGCGCGGAGTCGCTCAGGATGAAGAGGTCGAACGCCGGCGCGGCCCCCGCCGCCGCTAGCGCGCGCGCCATATGCCCCAGCCGCTGGCAGACCGCGACGATATCCTCGTTGTGCACCGGCATCAGGATCGCGGTGCGCCCCTCCAGCGGGTCGGACCATTGCGGAACCGGCGTGAAGCCGGGATGCAGCCCGGTCGCGAGCAGGATATAGCCGATGGCGGTGTTGATGAACCCGAACGCGATCAGCGCGAACAGCGGGAAGAAGGTCGTCAACAGGACGACGTCCATCACCCCCAGCCCGTCCGCCAGCACCGCCTCCTTCAGCGCGGTGGATGCCGCCAGCGCCACGACGCCGGTCAGCAGCACCAGCAGGATACGCCGCGCCAGCATGTCGTTCGCCGATCCGACGCGCTCGACCGGCCCCGACGGGGCGCTTTGCGGCGGCGGCGGTCCGTCGAAGCGCTGCACCGGCATCGCCAGCGGCGCCTCGGGCGGCAGATCGCGGATCATGTCCGTCACGTCAGGTCGAGCGGGAACAGCAGGGTTTCCCCCAATGCCGCAGCGCCGCGGCGAAGGAACAATCGTACGTCGGCGGTCGCATTCGGGTCGGGCGCGATATCCGCCGTGACGCGCCAGCGGTCGCGCTGCCCGACGACGGGATAGGCGGCACTCGCCAGCAGACGCCCGTGCGCTATCGACAGGTCGGCGACGACCCCGCTGTCGCGCGTCAGGCCGATCAGACCGTCGCCCTGATAATCCACCACCAGCTTGCGCGCACCGGCCACCGCCGCGGCGCCCGGACGCCCGGCGTCGCCGACCCGCGCGTCGACCACCCGCGCGCCCCGATCGGCGCTCGGATCCTGCGACGTCCAGCGCAGACGATAGTCGAATTGAAGCCGCTGCCCGGCCCGTGCCGGCGCCGCGGGCACCCAGAAGGCCGCGACATTGTCCACCGTCTCGCTTGTGGTCGGAAAGGCGTACAGCATGATCTCCCCCGCGCCCCATGTTCCGCGCGGTTCGACCCACAGGTCGGGGCGGCGGTCGTAGAAGGCGCCGTCGTCCTGATAATGATCGAACGCCCGGTCGCGCTGGATCAATCCGAAGCCGCGCACGTCCGTCGCGTCGAAACTGTCGGTCGTGGGACGCGCTGGATTGCGCAGCGGTCGCCACAGTCGCTCGCCCCCGGCGGTCCATATCGCCAAGCCGTCGGAGTCGTGGATTTCCGGACGCCAGTCGGTCGCACCGCGCTGGGCGCGATCGTCATACCAGAACATGCTGGTCGCCGGCGCGATGCCCAGCCGCGCGATGTCGCGGCGCAGGTGGAGCACCACCGACACGTCCTGCATCACGCCCCCGTCATGCGTCGACGTGAACCGGCATGCGCCCGTTACGCTCTCCCCGTCGAGCAGGGCGTAGATGACGTGGCGCGTGCCCGTGGGCTCGATCCAGAATTCGGTGAAGCGCGGAAACTGCTCCCGCCCGTCCAGCCCGGTATCGATCGCGACGGCGCGCGCGGACAGGCCGTATTGGTCCTGCGACCCCGCCGCGCGGAAGTAGGTGGCGCCCAGGAAGGCGAGCCAGTCGCTCTCGCGTCCCGCTTCCATGATGCGGAACCCCGCAAAGCCCGGCGGAACGGATGCCTTGGCCTCGAACAGGTCGGGCGAGAACGCGACCGCCCGCGCGCGGCCACCCTCCACGATGTTGATCGCGACCGGCAAGGTCGCGCCATTTCCCAGCGGGAACAGCCGGATGCCGCCCGCCAGCGTACGATCGGGGCGGAAGCGGATCGCACCGACCGCATCGAAATCGATGGCCGCCGCCGCGGCCACGGGGGTCGGGGGGCGATACGGCTGGCGGGCCAGCGCGGCGGCGCGTTGCTGAACGATGTTCCACGAGAAGGGCGTCCCCGCCCCGGGAGCGGCACGCGCGGCGAAGGGAAGCGCGGTCAGCGCGCCGCCGGCGATCATCAGGCTGCGTCGGTCGATCAATGGCATGGGCATGCCAACCGGCTAGACGCCGCAATGTTGCGTTGCAAAATCGGCGCGACGAGCCGCACTCCGCGCGCGGTCAGAGCGACTGCCCGTCGTCCAGATCGATCACGCTGCCCGTCACATGCGCGCTGGCGTCGCTCGCAAAGTACAGCAGCACGTCGTCCAGCGCATCGATCGGCAACACTCGCCGGCGGTGGAACGCCGCGATCTGCGCCTTGCCGCCCTCGGTCCGGAACCAGTCGCCGTTGATCTCGGTCTGGATATAGCCGGGCTGGATGACGTTGACGTTGATCCCCGCCCGCACCCACTCGCGCGCCAGATTGCGCCCCAGATGCGCGACCGCCGCCTTCGACGCGGCATAGGCGCTGTCCCCCGTCGCGGTTTGATGCGCGGTGATCGACCCGATCAGGACGACCCGCCCCTTCCCCGTCTCGCGCGCGCCGGCCGCGATCAGCCGGCGGGCGGCCTCGCGCGCGGTCAGGAACACCCCCATGAAATTGACGTCGATGGTCGATCGCAGCGCCGCCAGGTCGACGTCGGTCGCGCGCCCGGCGTTGCTCTGCCCCGCGTTGGCCACCACCGTGTCGATGGTGCCGAACGCCGCCTCCGCCTGGTCGAACGCCGCGCGCACGGACGCCTCGTCGGTCACGTCCATCGCCAGCGGGAGCGCCGCCGCGCCGAGCCGCTCCGCCAGCGCCGCGACGCGGTCGACCCGCCGCGCTGCGATCGCGACGCGTGCGCCCGCGGCGACGAACCGCTCCGCGAAATGCGCGCCCAGCCCGGACGATCCCCCGGTGATGAGCGCGACGCGCCCGGTCAGGTCGAATGCCATCGATCAATCCTCCGTAAATCAGGCGCGACCCAGGCCCATCCGCCCCAATTGGCGACGCCGGTCGATGAACTGATGCTTCAGCGCACCCGCCACGTGCAGGACCAGCAGCGCCAGCATCAGCCAGCCACCCAGACCATGCAGCGTCTCCAGCCGCTCGTGCACGTCGCGCTGCCCGGCCACGCCCTCCGGCGCGCGGCCCATCTCGTTGATCGGGCCGATCAGCGGCAGCGGCACGGCGTTCCAGATCATGATCGGCCCCCGCTTGCGCACCGGCTTGCCCGCCGCCGCATAGGCCGCGCCGGGGGAGCCGGCAGGCGGATTGGCCGATACCATCGCCCAGCCCGTCAGCGGCAACGCCAGCATCGCGACATACAGCAGCGCATGGACGCCATGCGCCAGCGCGCGCTCGGGGGCCGACATCGGCAGGAACGGCGGCGGCCGGTGGGTCAGGCGCCACAGGACCCGAACCACGGTCAGGACCAGAATGGTGATCCCCGACGAGATATGGAAGGCGAACGCGCCGTCCGGCAACCATTCGCCGAACAGCCCGGTCGCCAGATTGTAGAGGATCAGCGCCGCGATCGCCCAATGCAGGACGATCGCCACGTTGGAATAGCGCAATGCTCGCCCCTCATCCCGACCCGCCATTCGTTTCGCCTCCGCATCCGTGTCGCCTTGCTTGACGAAAGCGGCGTCGACGTCAATCGCGGTGCACGGAGGAACCGATCATGACCTCGAGCGCACTCGTCCTGCTGACCCTGCTCGCCGCGCCCGTCGCCGCCCAGACACGCCCCCCGGTCGAGCATATCGCGCGCCCGGGCTCGCGCGCGCCATTTTCGCCTGCGGTTCGGGCAGGCGATACGATCTATCTGTCCGGACAGATCGGCGCCCTTCCCGACGGCACCATACCAAAGGGTATGGACGCACAGGCGCGCGCCGCGATGACCAACCTGGGCGATGCCGCGCGGATGGCCGGCGTCGGGTTCGACGACATGGTCAAATGCACCGTCATGCTGGCCGACATGTCGCAATGGGCGGCATTCAACGCCGTCTACGTCACCTATTTCGCGCCCGGCCGCCTGCCCGCGCGCTCCGCGTTCGGCGTCAACGGCCTCGCGATGGGCGCCGGCGTCGAGATCGAATGCATCGCGATCGCCCCGTCCCGCCGCTGATACCGCGACGCAGCGATCATCAGGGTCGGCGATACCGCTTGCCGAGCGCTGCAAGCCCTGCCTCGAACCCGCGCCATGATGCGGATGACGAACGCAAAACGACCGGGCGCGGCCTGTGCCGCACCCGGTCGCCGGTATCGGATAAGCGCGGACGCTTACTTGCGCAGCGTGAGCCCGCCGCCGAAACGCTTGTTGAAGCGCGCCACCTGACCGCCGGAATCCAGCACCTGGCCGCGACCGCCGGTCCAGGCCGGGTGCGCCAGCGGGTCGATTTCCAGCGTCATCGTGTCGCCTTCCTTGCCCCAGGTCGAGCGGGTCTCGTACACGGTGCCGTCGGTCATCTGCACCTTGATCGTGTGGTAGTCGGGATGGGTATCCTTCTTCACGTCGCAAGCTCCTGTCGCGGCTGGTTACCGACCAGCCAAAAGGGAAAGGCGCGCGCCTAGAGGAACGCGCGCCCAAAGTCAAAACCAGATGCGAAGGTCAGCCCGCCTTGGGCGGATCGGCGATCATCGCGGTGAAATGCGCTTCCGCCGCGACCTGTCCGTCGATCTTCGCCACGCCGGCGAACTTGCAGACGCTCGACCGTTTCTGGACGAACTCGACCTCCAGCGACAGCAGGACGCCCGGCTCCACCGGCTTGCGGAACTTGGCATTCTCGATCGCCATGAAATAGACGAGCTTGCCCGATCCGGCGAGTCCCAGGCTTTCCACCGCCAGCACGCCGGCGGCTTGCGCCAGCGCCTCGACGATCAGCACGCCCGGCATGATCGGACGGCCGGGGAAGTGCCCCTGGAAGAAGCCTTCGTTGATCGTCACCGCCTTCGTCGCGCGGATCGAGCGGTCGAGGACGATCTCCTCGACCCGGTCGACCAGCAGCATCGGATAGCGGTGCGGCAGCGCCTGCATCACGCGCGCGACGTCGAACGGGCCGATCGACCCGCGCGCCGTCGCGCCTTCGCTGCCCGCGTCGCTCACCGGCCGGTGGGGGCGCGGTTGCTGGCGGGGGCCGCTGCGGCCGGGGCCGCCGCCTGCTGGCCCTGCTGACCCGGCTGCCAGTTGGCCGGGGGCGTGATGCCGACGGTCGGCACGGTACGGTCCAGCTCGGCGGTGATCGCGGCGGTGATGTCCGCAGTCGGCTGCGCGAACAGCGCGGCATTCGGACGCAGCAGCAGGCTGACGTTCTTCGCGCGCACTGCGGCGTTCACCGCGTCGGGCAGCTTGGCGGAGATCTGCTCCAGCGCATAGGCCTGCGCCCGGCTGGCGGGGGCGGTCAGGCGCTGCAGCTCGGCATTGCCGGCCTGCTCGCGGGTCTGGATCGCGGTGGCCTGCGATCGCAGCGACGCCTCGGTCGCGCCGGGTGCCGCGGCGGCGGTCTGATAGGCGGTGACGAGCGGCTGCAGCTCGGTCGAAATCGCCTGGCGACGCGCGTTCGCCTGATCGATCTGCGCCTTGTAGGTCGTCTGGATCTGGGTGCGGGCGGTCGCCCACGCCTTCGAATTGGCGACCGCGGCCTCCGGATCGGCCACGGCGACGCCGCCGACCTGGGCGGTCGCCGCACCGGCGACCAGCGCGCCCGGCGCGATCATCGCGGCGGCGAGCAGAATGTGATGCAAGGTCTTCATCAGAACTGTGTCCCTACGTTGAACGTGATGAGCTTGGGGTCGTCGCCCGGCTGCGTGACCACCGCCTTGGCGAGGTCGATGCGCAGCGGACCGAACGGAGAATTCCAGTTGACGCCGACGCCGACCGACACGCGCGGCCGCGCGGAGCCGCCGAAGAACGTCTCCTTGAACGGGTTCGCGGCGATCAGCGCGCTGTTGGGCACGATGCCGTTACAATTGCCCGACGCATCGGGGATGCCCGTGGCGCAAATGGTCTGCACCGACAGACCGGCGGCGTTGACGTAGCTGTAGAGCGGTCGCCCCGACGAATCCGTCTGCGGCAGCGGCAGCACGACGGTGTTGCCGTTCGCATCCACCGTGGTGGGGAAGGTAGCGGTCGGCAGCGGCTGCGTCACGCTCCACAGGCTGCCGACCTGCGCATAGATCGACGGCCGCAGCCCCAGTTCCCGCGCGCCGGAGCCCAGCGGAATCTCCAGCTCGAGCTTGGCGAGGTAATAGGCATTGCCGCCCAGCGCGTCGTCGACGATCTGGTCGCGATCGGTGATGAGGATCTGCTTGCCGGTCGAATCCGTCGTGTACGACTGGCGCAGCACGCGCGGGCCGACGCCGCGGATGTCGAACCCGCGGAACTGCGGCTCGCCCAGATAGAAGCGGTCGGTGATGCGGATCTTGTCGATCCCCGGCCCGCGCGACTTCTCCAGCGAGCGGATATAGCCGCCCTCCGCGGTCAGCGACGCGACGAAGCCGCTGCCCAGCCCCTTGAACTTGGACGCCTCGGCGCGGGTACGGATATATTTCACGTCACCGCCCAGACCGGCGAAATCCTGGCTGAAGACGAAGCGCTGCCCCGCGGTCGGGCGCAGGCGGCTGTTGAGGCTGTCGTAGATCAGCGAATAGCCGACCGACGACGTCAGGCGGTTGCCGAGCGCGTCGCACAGATAGTTGCCCGCCCGCAGGCGGTCGCACTGCCCGTTGGTGAAGAAGGTCGACTCGTCCAGCCCCACCTCGTCGTACGAGAAGCTGTAGCGACCGGCGAGCTGCCAATATTCGGTCAGCGGCACGCCCGCGCGCACCTGGAACCCGGTCGAGGTCTGGCTGTACGTCGTGTTGCGGTTGGTACCGATGAAGTTGAACGCGTTGAAGTCGCGCCGGAACACGTCGACGCCGACCGCAATGTTGCGATCGAAGATATACGGCTCAGTAAAGCCCAGCTCGATCGACTTGGAATAGCTGGAATAATTCACGCCGGCGCGCAACGTCTGCCCCTTGCCGCGGAAATTCTCCTGCGTGATGTTCGCCTGGATGATGAACCGCTCGAGGCTGGAGAAGCCCGCCGACAGCTGCAGCTGCCCGGTCGACTTCTCCTCGACGTTCGCCTCCAGCACGACGCGGTCCGGCGCGGAGCCGGGAGTCTGCTTGATCTCGAACTTGTCCTGGAAATAGCCGAGCGAATTGATGCGGTCCTGCGAGCGCTTCACCTGGAAGCTGTTGAACGCATCGCCCTCCGCGACGCGCACCTCGCGGCGGATGATCTTGTCCTGCGTCTGGACGTTACCGGTGATATCGATGCGCTCGACATAGGTGCGCTGCGCCTGGCCGATATGGAAGTTGATCGACATGGTCAGCGTGTCGCGGTCACGCTGGAACTCGGGGCTCACATCGGTGAAGGCGTAGCCGAACAGGCCCGCGGTCTCGGACAGGTTGTCGACCGTGTCCTCCACCATCTTGGCGTTGTACCAGTTTCCTTCCTTGACCGGCAGCGTCGCGGCCAGCTTCTTCCCGTCGAAATCGCGGATGTCGCTGTCGACCGTCACCTTGCCGAATTTGTAGCGCGGGCCTTCCTCCACCACATAGGTGATGATGAAGTCCTTGCGATCCGGGGTCAGCTCCGCGACCGCGCTGGTCACGCGGAAATCGGCATAACCCTCGGTCAGGTAGAATTGCCGCAGCTTCTGCTGGTCATAGGCCAGACGGTCCTGGTCGTAGGACGTGCCCGACGACAGGAAGCGATAGAAGCGCGCTTCCTTGGTCGCCATCTGCGCGCGCAGCTTGCCGTCGTCGAACACCTCGTTGCCGATGATGTTGATCTGGCGGACCTTGGATTTCGGCCCTTCGCTGATCTCGAACACCACGTCGACGCGGTTCTGGTCCAGGCTGACCATCTTCGGATCGACCGTCGCGGCGAAGCGGCCCTGCCGGCGGTACAGCTCGATGATGCGCGCCACGTCCGCGCGCACCGCGGAACGCGTGAAGATCTGGCGCGGCTTCAGCCGGATCTCCTTCGTGATCTTGTCTTCCTTCAGGCGCTTGTTGCCCTCCAGGATCACGCGGTTGATGATCGGGTTCTCGCGCACGCGGATGACGACGTCGCCCGTCTCCGCGCCCGAGATCGAGACGTCGGCGAACAGGTCGCTGGCGTACAGGTCCTTGATCGCCTGATCGAGCGTCTCGTTGGTGTAGGGCTGGCCCTGACGCAGCTTGGTATAGCTCAGCGCGGTTTCGGGCTCGATCCGCTGCGTCCCCTCGACGCGCAGCGACGCGATCGTCTTCACCGCCGCCGCAGGCGCAGCGGCCGGGGTCGCCGTCGCGGCGGGACGCGTCGCCGCCGGACGCGCCGGTGCGGTCTGCGCCGCGGCGATGGCGGGGATGCCGGCCAGCATGGTGCAGCCCAGCAGGGTCGCCGAGGCACGCGCCCGCGAAGTCGAAACGTTGAGCACCGTCACCAAATTCCCACCCGAGAGAAGCCGCCACGCGAAAAAGGCCGCGTCGCCCTGCCTTACCTTCGTCACCCGATCAACCCGGCCAGATGACGCCACAGTCCGAAGTTGCCCAGATCGTTGAACGTGACCAGCAGCATCAGCGCCAATACCGCCATCAATCCGCCGCGATAGGCCCATTCGATCGTTTGCGGGGCCACCGGACGCCGTCGCACCGCCTCGATCGCGTAGAAGAACAGGTGCCCGCCATCCAGCATCGGCACTGGCAGCAGGTTGATGAACCCCAGATTGATCGAAATGAGCGCGATCAGGAACGCGAAGGCGTCCCAGCCCAGCGTCATCTGCTCGCCGGACACCTTCGCGATCGACAGCGGACCGCCCAATTCCTTCACCGAACGGCGCCCGGTGACGATCTGACCGATCGTTTCCACCATCATGCCGACGATCTGCCCGGTACGCTTCACCGCCACGACGGGCGCCTCCGGCACGCCGACGGGACGTACCACCGGCGCCCCCGGCGCGATGCCGAGCAGACCGACGCGATATTCGTTGCCGAAGCGGTCGCGCTGGAGCTGCGTGCCGATCGTCGCCACCGTCGATTGCGCCGCGCCGTCGCGGACATAGTCGACGCGGATCCGCTCGCCCGCGCGGATCTTCACGAAGCGGACCATGTCCTCGAACGTGGCGACGGGGCGGTCGCCCAGCGCCGTCACCTGATCCCCCGCGCGGAGCCCCGCCGCCGCCGCCGCGGTGCCGGGCATCGCCTGCCCCACCACGGCGGGCGTCCGCGGATCGCCGTAGGCGAGCGCGAAGCCCGCGAGGATCACCACCGCCAGCACGAAGTTGATGACCGGCCCCGCCGCGACGATGATCGCGCGCTGCCACACCGGCTTTGCCTGAAACGTGCGCTGCCGCTGCGCCGGGGGCAGCGCGAGCCACTCGGTCGAGGGTTGCCCCGCGGGGTTCATGTCGCCCGCGAACTTGACGTACCCCCCCAGCGGCAGCCACCCGATCTTCCACCGCGTGCCGCGCCGGTCGGTCCATCCCGCGACCTCGCGACCGAAGCCGATCGAGAACGCCTCCGCATCCACGCCGAACCAGCGCCCCGCCAGGTAATGACCCATCTCGTGGACGAAGACGAGCGGACCGATCACCAGGATGAAGGCGACGATGGTCAGCAATACTCCCGGTGTCTGGATCAACGCACGCAATCCTTCACGCGCTCGCCGGCCAGTCTGCGCGCCTCCGCATCGATCGCGAGCACCGCGTCGAGCGTCTCCGGCGCGGCCGGGTCGTAGCGCTGCAGGGTATCGTCCACGATTGCGGCGATTTCAAGAAACGCGATGTTACCCGCCAGAAAGGCCGCGACCGCCACCTCGTTCGCCGCGTTCAGGATCGCCGGCCGCGCGCCGCCCGCCTCCAGCACCGCGCGCGCCAGCGCCAGCGCGCGGAACCGCACCGGATCGGGCGCCTCGAAGTCCAGCCGCCCCAGCGCGATCAGGTCGAGCGGCGCCATCGGCGTCGCCATCCGCTCCGGCCAGGCGAGGCAGTGCGCGATCGGCACGCGCATGTCGCTCGGCCCCAGCTGCGCGAGCATCGAGCCGTCGATATAATCGACCATCGAGTGGATCACCGACTGGCGGTGGATCACGATCTCGATCCGCTCGGCCGGGACCGGAAACAGCCGCGCCGCCTCGATCAGTTCCAGCCCCTTGTTCATCATGGTCGCGCTGTCGACCGAGATCTTCGCGCCCATCGACCAGTTCGGATGCGCCACCGCCTGTTCGCGGGTGACCGTCGCCATCCGCTCCAGCGACCAGTCGCGAAACGGCCCCCCGCTGGCGGTCAGGACGATGCGGCGCACGCTGTCCGGGCGCGCCGCGTCGAAGCATTGGAAGATCGCATTATGCTCGCTGTCCGCGGGCAGCAGCGTCGCGCGATGCTCGCGTGCGGCCGCGGTGACCAGGTCGCCGGCCGACACCAGCGGCTCCTTGTTCGCCAGCACCACCGTGCCGCCCTGCTCGATCGCGCGCATCACCGGCTTCAGCCCGGCGCACCCGACGATCGCACCCATCGTCCAGTCCGCGCCCGACGCGGCTGCGTCGCACACCGCGTCCATGCCGCCCGCCGTCTCGATCCCCGAGCCCGCCAGCGCCATCCGCAACGCCGGCAGGCACGTCTCGTCCGCGACCACCG
The sequence above is drawn from the Sphingomonas adhaesiva genome and encodes:
- a CDS encoding 1-deoxy-D-xylulose-5-phosphate reductoisomerase, with translation MRTVSILGATGSVGTSTLDLVERAPERYRVRALTANCDVARLAEAALRTRAELAVVADETCLPALRMALAGSGIETAGGMDAVCDAAASGADWTMGAIVGCAGLKPVMRAIEQGGTVVLANKEPLVSAGDLVTAAAREHRATLLPADSEHNAIFQCFDAARPDSVRRIVLTASGGPFRDWSLERMATVTREQAVAHPNWSMGAKISVDSATMMNKGLELIEAARLFPVPAERIEIVIHRQSVIHSMVDYIDGSMLAQLGPSDMRVPIAHCLAWPERMATPMAPLDLIALGRLDFEAPDPVRFRALALARAVLEAGGARPAILNAANEVAVAAFLAGNIAFLEIAAIVDDTLQRYDPAAPETLDAVLAIDAEARRLAGERVKDCVR